In uncultured Methanobacterium sp., a genomic segment contains:
- a CDS encoding M42 family metallopeptidase, producing the protein MKELLEMLSNASGVSGFEDEIRDLMMNQLEGHVDEMYVDNLGNLIAIKKGKSEGKKVMLAAHMDEIGLIVRYIDEKGFIKFSKLGGINDQMLLNHQVYIETSHGKVLGVIGSKPPHRMKQAEKKKVIEYENMFIDIGAASKEEAEERVSVGDPIIIKSDFAELNNDLIMGKAMDNRVGCAILLEVMKRSRTDATIYGVGTVQEEVGLKGAKTSAYSINPDMALALDVTISGDHPGIKEEEAPAKAGAGPCIILTDASGRGLITHPQVKELLISVALEENIPHQVEVSEGGTTDATAIHLTRAGIPTGVISPPSRYIHTPVSVVNVQDVENAVKLILAVLKKL; encoded by the coding sequence ATGAAAGAACTGCTAGAAATGTTATCAAACGCCTCGGGAGTTTCCGGGTTTGAAGATGAAATCCGTGACCTAATGATGAACCAACTTGAGGGACATGTAGATGAAATGTATGTTGATAATTTAGGAAACCTCATAGCTATCAAAAAAGGTAAAAGTGAAGGGAAAAAGGTGATGTTAGCTGCCCATATGGATGAAATAGGTTTGATAGTTAGATACATCGATGAAAAAGGATTTATTAAGTTCTCTAAACTTGGCGGAATCAATGATCAGATGCTTCTTAACCATCAGGTTTATATTGAGACTTCCCATGGAAAAGTTCTGGGAGTAATTGGTTCAAAACCACCACATCGAATGAAACAGGCAGAAAAAAAGAAAGTTATTGAATATGAAAATATGTTCATTGATATTGGTGCAGCCAGTAAAGAAGAAGCAGAAGAACGAGTGAGTGTTGGAGATCCAATTATTATTAAATCGGATTTCGCTGAATTAAATAACGATCTGATAATGGGAAAAGCAATGGACAACAGGGTAGGTTGTGCCATTCTTCTTGAGGTTATGAAGAGATCTCGTACAGATGCAACAATATATGGAGTGGGCACAGTTCAGGAAGAAGTGGGTCTAAAAGGTGCCAAAACCTCTGCTTATAGCATCAACCCAGACATGGCACTGGCGCTTGATGTTACCATATCGGGAGATCATCCCGGTATAAAAGAGGAAGAAGCACCTGCCAAGGCCGGTGCTGGACCCTGCATAATATTAACTGATGCCAGCGGTCGTGGACTTATCACTCACCCCCAGGTTAAGGAACTTTTAATAAGCGTTGCCTTGGAAGAAAATATACCTCACCAAGTTGAAGTTAGTGAAGGTGGAACAACCGATGCAACTGCCATCCACCTCACCAGAGCGGGAATTCCTACAGGAGTTATTTCACCGCCTTCCAGATACATTCACACTCCAGTGAGTGTGGTGAATGTTCAGGATGTTGAAAATGCAGTTAAATTGATTTTAGCTGTGCTTAAAAAGTTGTGA
- a CDS encoding class III signal peptide-containing protein, with translation MDVKGQLSVEYILFLGFILMIILIVATLVGDQSEKNAVVDTIRLGATNATTNIVISSNNIPIRVTEVAISGSNPINITIQLSRSVTNPQKVQILGNVNSSLVSQGYSPNYNGVDTNIFLNTTKHNYSISVSP, from the coding sequence ATGGATGTTAAAGGGCAGTTATCAGTGGAATATATTCTTTTCTTGGGATTTATACTGATGATTATCCTTATTGTAGCAACCTTGGTTGGTGATCAGTCTGAAAAAAATGCTGTTGTAGATACCATACGATTAGGGGCAACTAATGCTACCACAAACATTGTTATAAGCTCTAACAACATACCCATTAGGGTTACTGAAGTTGCAATCAGTGGATCCAATCCAATTAATATTACAATCCAATTATCCAGATCAGTTACCAACCCTCAAAAAGTTCAAATACTAGGAAATGTTAACAGCTCCTTAGTTTCACAAGGTTATAGTCCTAATTATAATGGTGTAGACACCAATATATTCCTAAACACCACTAAACATAATTACAGCATCAGTGTAAGTCCATAA
- a CDS encoding peptidase: MDLDLKKDWEKKALIMVAVIVIIIFAYAFNPFKSAGNVTVDNQSTVPTNQISTPVTPTPSITNNSSNTTNNTISTLITADQAKSISESANRGYKANDPMQGTVVVNGTTVAVWIVPLKSGSVSSKTVYIDITTGRIVQQT, from the coding sequence ATGGATTTAGACCTTAAGAAAGATTGGGAAAAGAAGGCCCTTATTATGGTTGCAGTGATTGTTATCATTATTTTTGCTTATGCTTTTAATCCTTTTAAGTCAGCAGGAAATGTTACTGTGGACAATCAGTCAACAGTGCCTACAAACCAAATTTCCACACCAGTTACCCCAACTCCCAGCATTACCAATAATTCATCTAACACTACTAATAACACGATTTCTACTTTAATCACTGCTGACCAGGCTAAATCTATTTCAGAATCAGCCAACCGTGGATATAAAGCAAATGATCCAATGCAGGGAACAGTTGTTGTCAATGGTACTACTGTCGCAGTTTGGATAGTGCCTTTAAAGAGTGGTTCAGTGTCTTCTAAAACTGTGTACATAGATATAACAACTGGAAGAATAGTACAACAAACTTAG
- a CDS encoding TIGR00289 family protein has product MKAAVLFSGGKDSTMAVYKAMEDGWNVEYLLSMHSENPYSYMFHVPNIHLAVLLSQAMGIQLIQAKTPGVKEEELDDLRNALKDLKNRGVEAVFTGAIHSQYQKSRIDGLCQELGLKSIAPLWHRDPLDYMQEVVGLGFEVIITSVSAEGLDESWLGRTVDEELLEELKVLHEKYGLHMAFEGGEAETLVLDGPIFMKRLNILDLEKVWDVDSGHLVIKDAKLMEKD; this is encoded by the coding sequence ATGAAAGCAGCAGTACTTTTTTCAGGTGGTAAAGACAGTACCATGGCAGTTTATAAAGCCATGGAAGATGGTTGGAATGTGGAATATCTTCTTTCCATGCATTCTGAGAATCCTTATTCTTACATGTTCCATGTTCCTAACATCCACCTGGCTGTCCTACTATCTCAAGCCATGGGAATACAACTTATTCAGGCTAAAACTCCTGGCGTGAAAGAAGAAGAATTAGATGACCTTAGAAATGCCCTTAAAGACCTTAAAAATAGGGGTGTTGAGGCAGTATTTACCGGGGCCATACATTCCCAGTACCAGAAATCACGTATTGATGGACTTTGCCAGGAGCTAGGGCTGAAATCCATAGCCCCATTATGGCACAGGGACCCTCTGGACTACATGCAAGAGGTTGTTGGCTTGGGATTTGAAGTAATCATCACCAGTGTATCTGCCGAAGGTCTGGATGAATCATGGCTGGGTAGAACTGTTGATGAAGAATTACTGGAAGAGCTGAAGGTACTCCATGAAAAATATGGTTTACACATGGCATTTGAAGGTGGGGAAGCAGAAACTCTGGTCCTTGACGGTCCCATTTTCATGAAAAGACTTAATATCTTGGACTTAGAAAAAGTATGGGATGTGGATAGTGGCCATCTGGTGATTAAGGATGCAAAATTAATGGAGAAGGATTGA
- a CDS encoding RNA-binding domain-containing protein, which produces MNCKIVAKATVKPTEDLDRVIKALSNIFDYDDIIIAEEMVTVTGNTACIFPFKEFLDKGQINDAARKMILKGWDEESKTINLKLNKQAAFAGRINLVDAADLSPLGEIEVKISTENVEKFANWLCGH; this is translated from the coding sequence ATGAATTGCAAAATAGTTGCTAAAGCCACAGTTAAACCCACTGAAGATCTGGATAGAGTTATAAAAGCCCTATCAAATATCTTTGACTATGATGATATTATAATAGCCGAAGAAATGGTTACAGTCACTGGCAATACAGCCTGCATTTTCCCATTTAAAGAATTCCTGGATAAAGGACAGATCAATGATGCAGCCAGAAAAATGATCCTCAAAGGATGGGACGAAGAATCCAAGACCATTAATTTAAAGTTAAATAAGCAAGCAGCCTTTGCAGGTAGGATCAACCTGGTGGATGCTGCTGATCTTTCACCCCTTGGAGAGATAGAAGTTAAAATCAGCACAGAAAATGTGGAAAAATTTGCCAACTGGCTATGTGGCCATTGA
- a CDS encoding AAA family ATPase has product MNVIGVTGMPGSGKSVVSRVADSLGMKVVRMGDVIRNEAQKRNEAPGKVAVELRQEYGEFVVAERCVEFIKNFSTGEVGSSKAQKDKSPVFLIEGIRSPWEVQIFKKNFPNFKVIAIHSAPKTRYIRLKKRMRSDDSTEVKEAQKRDQRELKFGIGEVIASADFMVVNESAKGKLKNTVRGILKNELQNSC; this is encoded by the coding sequence ATGAATGTAATTGGAGTTACAGGAATGCCAGGATCTGGTAAAAGCGTGGTTTCAAGAGTTGCGGATAGTTTGGGAATGAAAGTGGTGAGGATGGGTGATGTTATCCGCAATGAAGCTCAAAAGAGAAACGAAGCCCCAGGAAAAGTGGCAGTGGAACTGCGCCAGGAGTACGGGGAATTCGTAGTAGCAGAGCGATGCGTGGAGTTCATTAAAAATTTTTCAACCGGTGAAGTGGGATCTTCAAAAGCCCAGAAAGATAAATCACCAGTATTCCTTATTGAAGGCATCCGCAGCCCCTGGGAAGTGCAGATATTCAAAAAAAACTTCCCAAATTTTAAGGTTATAGCCATACATTCTGCACCAAAAACTCGTTATATACGACTTAAAAAAAGGATGCGGTCCGATGATTCTACTGAGGTTAAAGAAGCACAAAAAAGAGACCAGAGAGAACTTAAATTTGGTATTGGTGAAGTAATTGCCAGTGCTGATTTTATGGTAGTTAATGAAAGTGCTAAAGGTAAACTGAAAAACACAGTGCGAGGTATCCTGAAAAATGAATTGCAAAATAGTTGCTAA
- a CDS encoding phosphopantothenate/pantothenate synthetase, whose product MHDISPSHPRYHSLLLRDKMAQAYREGILADSALIAHGRGEAFDYIFGEKTNPPAIKAIKAASAALLLAENPVLSVNGNTAVLAAEDIVELASLLPAKVEINLFYRTPQRVVQVEKVLKNAGAKEVLGKEGDDFLPLKGLEGPRSRAHPEGVYIADVVLVPLEDGDRAEALVTLGKKVITIDLNPLSRTAKKSSITIVDNLVRTIPLIINEVRRLKECSRQELEEIVMEFDNDENISSSLDLISEYFKRDEDS is encoded by the coding sequence ATGCATGATATTTCACCGAGCCATCCTCGTTATCATTCCCTTCTTTTAAGGGATAAAATGGCCCAAGCTTACCGAGAAGGAATCCTGGCGGATAGTGCCCTTATCGCCCATGGTAGGGGTGAGGCATTTGATTATATTTTTGGCGAAAAAACAAATCCCCCTGCAATTAAAGCTATTAAAGCTGCTAGTGCCGCTCTTTTACTTGCTGAAAACCCGGTTTTATCTGTTAATGGAAACACTGCAGTTCTAGCTGCAGAAGACATAGTGGAACTAGCCAGTTTGCTACCTGCAAAGGTGGAGATCAATCTATTCTATCGCACACCCCAGCGTGTGGTCCAAGTTGAGAAGGTGTTAAAAAATGCAGGTGCAAAGGAGGTTCTGGGTAAAGAGGGTGATGATTTCCTGCCCCTTAAGGGCTTGGAGGGACCCAGATCAAGGGCCCATCCAGAGGGTGTGTACATTGCAGATGTGGTTCTGGTTCCCCTAGAAGATGGTGACCGTGCCGAAGCACTAGTGACATTAGGGAAGAAGGTTATAACCATTGATCTGAACCCTTTATCGCGAACTGCTAAAAAATCATCCATAACCATCGTGGACAATCTAGTCCGGACCATACCACTCATTATTAATGAAGTTAGAAGGCTTAAAGAATGTTCCAGGCAGGAACTGGAAGAGATAGTTATGGAATTTGATAATGATGAGAATATTTCTAGTTCACTTGATCTGATATCAGAATATTTTAAAAGAGATGAAGACTCATGA
- a CDS encoding DUF2101 family protein has translation MFSKLGDIILRFFSILGEVIISIPKIPQKLRNINRNQVKEKIDTENIKENVIKVREKIGIDEKYLKTNYNEKSDVILISTSFTSKEKEDTIFHLQLLSAGFLILSIIYLFNFVPIILYIILAILIAAYIIYLLFNRVQIMYGSDFPAYRDFFLMYLAVGIILLLVGTNSNLTMAFSFQFFPSLTILIFAIISVVVVFIVFRILYHRNYTYGVVIETGEKMAYVKVEYDIRSNVKPDIYAVENLCGALDGDKVKLKTQEKIFSNSGNKPISILETVQKI, from the coding sequence ATGTTTAGTAAATTAGGAGACATAATATTACGATTTTTCTCAATTTTGGGAGAAGTGATAATATCAATACCCAAGATCCCTCAAAAACTACGTAATATCAATCGAAATCAAGTAAAAGAGAAAATAGACACTGAAAATATTAAAGAAAACGTTATTAAAGTTAGGGAAAAAATAGGAATTGATGAAAAATACTTAAAAACCAATTATAATGAAAAATCGGATGTTATTCTTATATCCACTTCATTCACATCCAAAGAAAAAGAAGACACCATTTTTCATCTTCAGTTATTATCAGCAGGATTCCTGATTTTATCCATTATTTACCTCTTTAATTTCGTCCCAATCATCCTTTACATCATTTTAGCAATTTTGATAGCTGCTTATATAATTTATCTCCTTTTTAATCGGGTCCAAATTATGTATGGATCGGATTTTCCTGCATATAGAGATTTTTTCCTGATGTATTTAGCTGTAGGGATAATATTACTTCTGGTTGGAACCAATTCAAATTTAACCATGGCATTTTCTTTCCAGTTCTTCCCCTCATTGACCATTTTGATATTTGCCATTATATCTGTGGTTGTTGTTTTCATTGTTTTCAGAATACTATACCATCGAAATTACACATATGGAGTGGTTATTGAAACTGGTGAAAAAATGGCCTATGTCAAGGTTGAATATGACATCCGTTCCAATGTTAAACCCGACATATATGCTGTAGAAAACCTATGTGGTGCTTTAGATGGCGATAAAGTGAAATTAAAGACACAAGAAAAGATTTTTAGTAACAGTGGTAATAAACCAATTAGTATATTAGAAACTGTCCAAAAAATCTAA
- a CDS encoding class III signal peptide-containing protein, which produces MENKGQVSAEYLLLLVVILIIMAAVTIPLVAKSVNATMDVSTSSDTKNAVQSIANAVNLVYANGPGAKRTISIYMPQTMNLTYDSGSNTINQMLVLSSQNKPINASVDYAVNFTNPTPSKGWHQAQVEWPLNGNSNSPIIVAFS; this is translated from the coding sequence ATGGAAAACAAAGGACAGGTTTCTGCAGAGTACTTACTCCTCTTAGTAGTAATTTTGATTATAATGGCTGCAGTTACCATACCACTGGTTGCTAAATCTGTCAATGCTACTATGGATGTTTCCACCTCATCTGACACGAAAAATGCAGTGCAAAGTATTGCAAATGCTGTTAATTTAGTTTATGCTAATGGTCCTGGTGCCAAACGTACGATTAGCATTTATATGCCCCAAACTATGAATTTAACTTATGATAGTGGTAGTAATACCATTAATCAAATGTTGGTACTTTCTTCCCAAAATAAACCCATAAACGCAAGTGTAGATTACGCAGTTAACTTTACGAACCCAACTCCTAGTAAGGGGTGGCATCAGGCACAGGTAGAATGGCCACTCAATGGAAACTCTAACTCCCCCATAATAGTAGCATTCTCTTAA
- a CDS encoding A24 family peptidase C-terminal domain-containing protein, with the protein MIIDIPLLTIILAVIACIYASYSDLKRGIIPNKLTFPLIGLGLILNGIYAVMLGEIWFIVVCAVVTGVIFTLGYLFWKLGAWAGGDVKLFTALAALLPFYSLPPYYPALIPYNLFGVQFPLEGIYPFPLTLIINSILSILPFLLIYVFYVVVKTKPHLMGELTAPFTEYKKNIVLTLVITSAVNITFFITQHLSFQIMQLGAQIIIISLILIYLLSLLISKLPNQVKAVVVSLVTVAALFFNLKITLISIVILFISIIIIELVKKLLTSVSREALQDDIPLDELKEGMIPAYNLYQRDDQEVLVDDKSFTDKMKESFKTRDPSILTAAPGKRLIGTLAAGLSTKDIQLLKQLHQKGKIANAFRVKKGVPFAPSILIGLIISLFIGDLAYILQKVLIWALY; encoded by the coding sequence ATGATCATAGACATCCCTCTATTAACCATTATATTAGCAGTAATAGCCTGTATTTATGCCAGCTACTCTGACCTCAAAAGGGGTATTATTCCCAATAAATTAACATTTCCTCTTATCGGCTTGGGATTAATACTTAATGGAATTTATGCAGTTATGCTGGGTGAAATCTGGTTCATTGTAGTATGTGCTGTGGTTACTGGGGTAATATTCACCTTAGGGTACCTCTTCTGGAAGCTGGGAGCATGGGCTGGTGGGGATGTTAAACTCTTCACTGCTTTGGCAGCACTTCTTCCATTTTACTCACTTCCACCCTATTACCCAGCATTAATACCCTATAACTTATTCGGAGTGCAATTCCCCCTTGAAGGAATTTACCCATTCCCCTTGACATTGATCATTAACAGTATCCTGTCCATACTTCCATTTCTACTGATTTACGTTTTTTATGTGGTAGTAAAAACCAAACCACACCTCATGGGTGAATTAACAGCTCCATTTACTGAATATAAAAAGAACATTGTCTTAACCCTGGTAATCACATCCGCGGTGAATATAACGTTTTTCATCACCCAGCATTTGAGTTTTCAGATAATGCAGTTGGGAGCACAGATTATAATTATTTCTTTAATTTTAATCTATCTCTTATCCCTACTGATATCCAAACTACCCAATCAGGTTAAAGCTGTGGTAGTATCATTGGTCACTGTTGCAGCTCTCTTCTTTAACCTTAAAATTACCCTTATCAGTATTGTTATTTTATTCATCTCCATAATCATAATCGAACTTGTGAAAAAGCTGCTAACATCAGTAAGCCGGGAAGCACTGCAGGATGATATTCCCCTGGATGAACTTAAGGAAGGAATGATACCTGCTTATAACTTGTACCAGCGCGATGACCAGGAGGTACTTGTAGATGATAAGAGTTTCACTGATAAAATGAAAGAATCCTTCAAAACAAGGGACCCCAGTATCCTCACTGCAGCCCCGGGCAAACGTTTGATTGGAACTCTGGCCGCAGGATTATCCACAAAGGACATCCAGCTGTTAAAACAACTGCACCAGAAGGGTAAAATTGCCAATGCATTCAGGGTAAAAAAAGGAGTTCCTTTTGCCCCTTCAATTTTGATTGGGCTTATAATATCCCTTTTCATTGGGGACCTGGCTTATATATTACAAAAAGTACTTATCTGGGCCCTGTATTAA
- the pyrG gene encoding CTP synthase (glutamine hydrolyzing), whose amino-acid sequence MVCLSRYIVVTGGVVSSIGKGITAASIGRILRSYGVDVTAIKIDPYLNWDSGTLNPYQHGEVFVTEDGMETDLDLGHYERFLDVNLSGKSNITTGKVYSSVIDHERKGDYLGSCVQIIPHITNKIKDMVRKIARESQAEVVLVEVGGTVGDIESQPFLEALRQLRNEEGHDNVMFVHVTYVPYLKAAGEFKTKPTQHSTKELRSTGIIPDMIICRSELPIDQALKNKIAHFCDVEPKAVISTPDVESIYEVPLIINQEKVGEYILNRIKIDACDQDLTEWEHVVESLKQDSYHVSVGIIGKYVELEDAYMSIRESLKHAAAHLGIKVNIEWIQAEDTLDEEKVSHLDSLLIPGGFGERGISGKLDAVQYSLLNNVPLFGICLGMQCMVIEFARQKGFEGAHSTEFDKETLYPVIDLMEEQKKIKNMGGTMRLGSYPCKVKEGTMAHEAYGQDEVSERHRHRFELNNDYRDVLKEKGLIISGTSPDDFLVEMIELKDHPWFLGCQFHPEFKSRPNKAHPIFVSFLRATLENHKQKSGK is encoded by the coding sequence ATGGTTTGTCTGTCTAGATATATAGTGGTTACTGGTGGTGTGGTAAGTTCAATTGGAAAGGGAATAACAGCAGCTTCGATTGGTAGAATTTTAAGGTCTTATGGTGTTGATGTAACTGCCATCAAGATTGACCCTTATCTTAACTGGGATTCCGGGACCCTGAACCCCTACCAGCATGGTGAAGTCTTCGTTACTGAGGATGGTATGGAAACTGACCTGGATTTGGGCCACTACGAGCGTTTTCTGGATGTTAACCTCTCAGGAAAATCCAATATAACCACGGGTAAAGTTTACTCTTCAGTAATTGATCATGAACGCAAGGGAGACTACCTGGGTTCATGTGTGCAGATCATACCCCATATCACCAACAAGATCAAAGATATGGTACGTAAAATTGCTCGTGAAAGCCAGGCTGAAGTGGTTCTGGTGGAAGTAGGGGGAACTGTGGGGGATATTGAAAGTCAACCATTTTTAGAAGCCCTGAGACAGCTTAGAAATGAGGAAGGTCATGACAACGTTATGTTCGTCCACGTGACCTATGTACCCTACCTGAAAGCAGCAGGTGAATTTAAAACCAAACCTACCCAGCACAGTACCAAGGAACTCAGGAGTACCGGTATCATTCCAGATATGATAATCTGCCGTTCCGAGTTACCTATTGATCAGGCTCTTAAAAATAAAATAGCCCATTTTTGTGATGTAGAACCTAAAGCAGTGATCAGCACTCCTGATGTTGAATCAATTTATGAGGTTCCACTGATCATAAACCAGGAAAAAGTCGGGGAATACATCTTAAATCGAATAAAAATTGATGCATGTGACCAGGACTTGACTGAATGGGAACATGTGGTTGAATCACTGAAACAGGATTCATATCATGTAAGTGTTGGAATAATTGGTAAGTACGTGGAACTGGAAGATGCCTATATGAGCATCAGGGAGTCATTAAAACACGCTGCAGCTCATCTTGGAATAAAAGTTAACATTGAATGGATACAGGCAGAAGATACCCTTGACGAAGAGAAAGTAAGCCACCTTGATTCTCTTTTAATACCCGGCGGTTTTGGTGAGCGGGGAATTTCCGGGAAACTGGATGCAGTGCAATATTCTCTCCTGAATAATGTTCCACTTTTCGGGATCTGTCTGGGAATGCAGTGCATGGTAATTGAATTTGCACGCCAGAAGGGTTTTGAAGGAGCACACAGTACTGAATTTGATAAGGAAACCCTTTATCCGGTTATTGACCTCATGGAAGAACAGAAAAAGATAAAAAACATGGGCGGAACTATGAGGTTGGGTTCATATCCCTGCAAAGTTAAAGAGGGAACCATGGCCCATGAAGCCTATGGTCAGGATGAGGTCAGTGAACGACACCGTCACCGTTTTGAATTAAACAATGATTACCGAGATGTTCTTAAAGAGAAAGGTTTGATTATTTCTGGAACATCACCCGATGATTTCCTGGTGGAAATGATAGAGTTAAAAGATCATCCCTGGTTTTTAGGTTGCCAGTTCCACCCTGAATTCAAATCCAGACCCAACAAAGCCCATCCCATCTTTGTATCATTTTTAAGGGCAACTCTGGAAAACCATAAGCAAAAATCTGGAAAATAA
- a CDS encoding glutamine amidotransferase, with amino-acid sequence MELKIYHMYPDLLNLYGDLGNVTCLSQRCQWRGIDMEVVGFSMNHEVPLDEGDLFFIGGGSDRGQNIVYSHLLKYTRMMGDLIEDGAPVLAICGGYQLLGEKYIDADGNDVPGLGIFDYHTRSEEGRLIGNIIIENSLGLSPETLVGFENHGGRTYHDHQALGKVKVGYGNNGQDSEEGMVYQNCIGTYLHGPLLPKNPHLADYLILKALERKYGLKELSSLDDQPEYAAHEKVLKLYSP; translated from the coding sequence ATGGAACTGAAAATATATCATATGTATCCGGATCTTCTGAATCTTTACGGTGATCTGGGTAATGTAACCTGCCTAAGTCAACGCTGCCAGTGGAGGGGTATTGATATGGAGGTGGTGGGTTTCAGCATGAATCACGAAGTACCATTAGACGAAGGTGATCTATTCTTTATTGGAGGTGGTTCTGATCGTGGACAAAACATTGTTTATTCCCACCTTTTAAAATACACGCGTATGATGGGAGATCTGATTGAAGATGGTGCCCCGGTTCTGGCTATATGTGGAGGGTATCAACTTTTAGGTGAAAAGTACATTGATGCCGATGGAAATGATGTTCCTGGTTTGGGAATATTTGATTACCATACCCGTAGTGAAGAAGGACGGCTCATTGGGAATATAATCATTGAAAATAGTTTGGGCCTCAGTCCAGAGACACTGGTGGGCTTTGAAAATCACGGTGGCCGCACCTACCATGATCACCAGGCACTGGGAAAAGTTAAGGTAGGTTACGGTAACAATGGCCAGGACAGTGAAGAGGGCATGGTTTACCAGAACTGCATCGGAACCTACCTTCACGGCCCATTACTACCTAAAAATCCGCATCTGGCTGATTACCTAATTTTAAAGGCTTTGGAAAGGAAATATGGCTTGAAAGAATTATCATCCCTTGATGATCAACCTGAATACGCAGCTCATGAAAAAGTACTGAAATTGTACTCCCCCTGA